The sequence CTTATGTGCATCATacaaactaaaaaaatattagaaaaATAAGCTTTATCGAGAAAAAATCTCATTATAACCTTATTGAATGCTTTAATATGATATAAAAACTTTTTGGAAGTaactaatatattttattaatatatataaacaacTTGATAAAAAAAACTAGAAAATAATACTAAATATAATTACTTGAGACATGTGAAAGAAATATCGCTCTATATTTTGAAAGGAGTATTAATTGATACCCttgtatttcaatattttattaacagaTATAACATATAATGCCTCGTAATGCATGTGTTTGACTCATATTTGTTAATATCTAattaatatctatatatatatttacatgttaaacacttttattattatttaagtaAAATATCTCTTGTAAATGTTCTCGCACATCTATCTCTGCAAAATGATTGATGAGATGATCACATCTATATCtaagtaaataaaaatattttttttagtagaATTTCATAAAATCAACTTGGAAGACCTTTTGacaaaaaaattgataatattaatattattgggAATATAGAGAGCAAGTCCAAAAGTTTATTAAATGTTTAAACAGGTGTGGGTTTGTTTTGGTACCAAATTCCGTCACGGGATTTACCAAATTTGGGGTTATCCCATTCTTCCCCAACAACCGATTTATTTTCATTTGACCGTCTGACTCATCTCCACAGTCTCCACGCTCTATTAGCATTAATGCGATTTAATGgtgtctcttttttttttttttaaataataattattattaaattttttgtatGCGCAATatgttttcttaaaaaaaaaatagaagccCGAAaccatatattatattaaatattgaaTATAAGTATATAGTacataaaaaatatgaaaagacTACGGACCGGCCACTCTAATATTTGATATACACTCTattgctttaattttttttaaatgtataaATGAAATTGCGTTTGAGGGagtataatttattttagaCGGAAAGATTTGATTTAAAACAATTTGAAACGTTGAtgtatttgaaattatatatcatgGTTATTAATGAAACTATTTTAAGATGATAAGcagtaattaaatttaatttatgattCACCTATTTTTTCAATTTCATTTAAGAGAAATaattcttttatatttttacaattaacatcataagaaaaataaagagagaGACGACAAcatatgaaaatataataatttgtcAATTATTTGAAGTGAATTTACTATTGGAGGCTAAAAGCGTCATTTACGaagtttataaaaaatttgaaggTTCAAATTCCCAAGAGGTGAATCACTAAACGTCAAAACAATGCACAGAGCAGTAGCGAGTTCCTCCGACAAGTGTCCCAGCCATGTCAGATCTCGCCACGTGTACGATCGGATGTCGATCGATGTTTATCTTCGAACCGAAGCTGAAATCCAAGGCTTTGACAAAACCCGAACCAAGGTTAGAAATCCAACCACGGTTAACTGCCGCCGCTTAAGAAAACCCAGAAGTTGTGTATAATAATCAGGAaagcttatttttttttttaaaaaaaaaaaaagaatcccCAAAGAACAAGTTGGAATTTTGTAATCTCTCTTTTTGTTTTTTGCTCTCTCTACATATACAAACAAAGCGCAATAGTATATAATAGTAGGCTTGAAAAAGCGCCGTTGTGTATGAACATGGGTTGTTTTGTGGGAAGGTGGTGAGTGCTGATTTGAAACAGCGTTCCCATTTTTGCTTTGCTGCTGTAAAAGTTCTGCTGGAGTTTTTCAGGGGGTTTTAATGTTTATTAGATTTTCTTAGAAGTTTGGAGTCTTGGGTTTCTTTTTGGGAAAGGGTAATAGTTTTTCCAAGAAATGTAAAATTTGCTGTTCTTTTCCTCTTTCCCTTTTCGTTTCGTTGCTCGAATTTATTGCTGGGGGGTTTTGTGGTATAAGTGGCAGTGAGTTTGATTTTCCGTATTTTTTCAGCTGCCTTGAAGTTATGGTGTGAGCTGGAGTTATATATCTTTTTCGACGGCGTTGATTTTTGTGGACTGGtagtaatattatatatatgtgctGACTGCTGAGCAAGAAATCATGGCGGAAATTGAGAATTCAGCGTCGCAAGCTTCTGGAGAATCCGGTTTTCTTGTTTCTGATAATCATGTGAAATCCGAACAGTCTGTGGAACCAACTTTGCCCGTGAAGAAAAAGCGGAATCTTCCCGGAATGCCTGGTAAAAAAGAAACACGATTCCTTTTCGTTACAACTTTTCTTGAAAAACCCTGATGGAAAGAGTTGAATGATTTGGTgttgtatgtatatatacagATCCAGATGCAGAAGTGATTGCTTTATCACCAAAAACTCTGATGGCAACGAACAGATTCGTGTGCGAGATCTGCAACAAAGGATTCCAACGCGACCAGAACTTGCAGTTGCATCGGAGGGGCCACAATTTGCCGTGGAAACTCCGGCAGAGGACCAACAAAGAAATCAGGAAGCGAGTTTATCTATGCCCCGAGCCCACTTGCATTCACCACGATCCTTCCAGGGCTTTGGGTGATCTTACTGGAATCAAGAAACATTTCTGCCGTAAGCATGGCGAGAAAAAGTTCAAGTGCGAGCGGTGCTCCAAGAAATATGCGGTCCAGTCCGATTGGAAAGCCCACATGAAGACTTGCGGCACTAGAGAGTATCGCTGCGATTGTGGCACATTGTTTTCGAGGtgaattttcaatttttacGGCTGTAAAATGACGTTCTAGATATGGGAATACTTTTTCAATAATGGCAGTTTTTGTTACTTGAGTTTTTGCTGCATTTATACTTGTATTGGGATTGTTTTCTACTGATTTTGtgtttatataaattaaatataattaggAGGGATAGTTTTATCACGCATAGAGCTTTTTGCGACGCATTGGCTCAGGAAAGTGCGCTGTCTCAGCCTTTGGCAATCACGAGTTCTGGAGGTGATATGAAGCTGCAAGTCGTTGCGCCGCCGGTTGCGGCCGTGGTTTCAAGCCCTCCGCCGCCACCTCTTACTCCGTCCACCGGCGTGTTGTCGCCGGTGCTGTCCATTCAAAGTTCAGGTTGAGTTTCGATCGCCATTGCTAATTATAATACTGATGCAGACTCTTAACTTTTAAGTTGCAACGAGAACACATGATCTAAGATTTTTGGCTGCATTGTAAATTCCAAAACGAGGATTTCgtgtcaattttttttcttttgtttgcttctttttcttttcttttcttttttggcTCCCTTTATCCTCTTCTGAAAATGGGTTTGTTCATGGAGTTTTGTTTTGTCCTGTTGTTCATATCATTGTTTTGCGATTCGTATATTATATTCTCTTAATTTTCTATTCACCTCATTTCTTCTGACTATATAATTAATATGCATATTAATTGGTATGAATCTTGttacattaattaatttctGGCAAGGAACGAAGTGTATTATTACATCTGCTTTTTCTGTAAAGGCTGTTTTTAATATCAAATAATTGCATGTATTCGGGAACGATCAGTGTCCAATGTGCTTTTACTTTTCGAAAAAAGTTTTATAATTTCATCCCCCTTTTTTCTTGATTGTGTGATCTTTTCTCGTTTCACGTTGTGTTTAATTCTATTTCCTGTTGCCGCAGAGTTGCCTGAAAATCATATCGCCCAATTGCAGCCACCACGAGGAGCTGCGGCAGGGCCATTCGCAGGGGCGCCCACCGCGGTAGCCACCGTGACGGCCAGCAATTCCTCCACGTCTAGCGGCAACGGTGGAGTTTTCGGTAGTATTTTCAACGTATCGACCTCTGCAGAACTCTCCCACACGGCTCAGCCACCTGTGGCATCTTACTCCACCATGCTTTGCACAATGGCAGGACCAGACCAAGGCGTTATCGATCCTATGTCGCTTACGTTGTCCTCGACTTTGTATCTGTCAAGCGGATCATCATCTCTATACCCCGCGGCATTGGAGCACTCTCATCGGCACTACACGCCGACTCCACAGCCGGCTTTGTCCGCAACCGCGTTGCTTCAGAAAGCAGCTCAAATGGGCGCCACTTCGTCCAATTCGTCTTTTCTCCGTGGCCTTGGATTAGCCATGACACCTCCTCCCGACCCACAAGATTCGAGAAATTCCTTAATACCCCCATCACATTGGAACAACACTACTAGTCATCATGTGAAGCTTGAAAACAACTCGGTGGCATCGGGGCTCGGACTCGGGCTGCCCTCTAGTACTAGCTCGCCTGCGAGCTTCAATGAATTGATGATGAACTCTTCTTCGCTGTTTGGGAACAGGCCCGCTACTCTGGATTTCCTTGGTCTGGGAATGGGTGCTGGTGAAACCTCTGCTGGTGGTTTCTCGGCCTTTTTGAGCTCGATCACGGATGGACTCGACAGTAATTCGTTCGCAGGAGTAGGTTCGACGGTGGATACATGGGATTATCCGTCTGATAGGAAGCCTTCAATGCTTTAAAAGACATGTTAAAATCCAAGATTTTAAATTTCCCCTTCATTTTATAGAGAGATGGAGAGTGTTTCGTGAGGTCTAGCTATATAGATCAAAAGCAGTCctattatattatatgatgCGTTATACATGCTCGTTTGTATTAACGAAGGCTACAATATATATTTTCTTCTCTTTAAAATTTGAGTAGGGTTTGAGGTGGGCGGCTTGTATAGGAACTCTTGCATGGTTTTTTGCATTAAATGTTTCATTTTATTAATCTATCCTTTGTTTTGTTCGCATGCAAGTCACTCCATGTGTCTTTTCTATCTAGAAAGGTAAGGTGATGTACATGATATGTGCCTCGGTTCTTTGGGGGCATAGGAGCCAATAAATTCTTAAACTAAATCAAAAGATTAATAACTAATTCTTCTGATCACCTAAGTATATTCACGTAGAAAATTTCTAAGATTTTGATTCCTTTCGAAAATGTATGTGAATGTTGCTGAAAAAACCAATTGGCCGGGAATCGGGATCGAAGTTTCATGCATGGATAAGAGATCGTTGGAAGTGATTGCGTAATgagaatatatatatctatatatatatatataattaaaatcgaATGGGTTATAATAAAAATCGTTTTTGATATCACgggtaaatattttttatttttacctcACATTTCATTTGATACGtctgaatataaattttgatttgaTACGATAAATTCatgaacaaaatatttttttttctatatttgttagatatttcGCATCGACTTAATTAAGTTTTTAAAACTTGTATGCATTTATTGAACGATCTTTCTTGTATATTTTGGGATAAAATTAAGCCGTTAAGctcaaattcataattttaaaCAGTTATATATTGGACGTTCTAGCGAGTCATCCGTTAATTTCATATAAACTCCACGCTCTGGTTGTCATTCTTGAGCATAAGAAAATCCTATGTTCGAAACTATATATCTTTTAGGACGAAGTTGGATACAAATCCATGATATTTATCCGTATACATCCCCATTTCTTATGTATTTGCTTGTTCATATATTAAGATTGCATGGTCCGAAAGTGACCTCAGCCCCCAAGATATTGGATATCATTCATTCCGAGAGTTTCAAGTTTCAACATCATtgagaattaattaaatttcttCGTGGACATCATTACTCAGGACTACTATCAAGTGCTTGGGGTTCAAATATTCCACCGGACGTAACAACTAATTATGATCAATAATTACTATTATTTTCAGCAAATtgttattttttcaaaattacaataataataacttaaaaagGAAAAATAGAGTCGGGCCGAAATTGGAATATTGAATAGTAAAGAGGTCATGTAGACAGCTAAAGAGTGGGGACACATATAGGTAGGATAATATATATTAagtcttattttatatattaaaaaaaatggagtaataataaaaaaagaaaaaggtagGAGTAGTCAAATCCACACTTATTTAAAGCCACGTAACCTTACTGTTGGGTCGACCTCAGCCCCTCCCCCCACATATTTAATGCATGCACCGATTTTTCGGACTCCAGATCTTGGTCCGCAATTGATTTTTACATgtcataaattatataattatatatatttcccgttttaatattattaattgctgtgagaaaaataatattatgataTTCGTTTGATGGTATTTTTCTAAGACGCAACATGTTGTATATCACATGGGAACATCCCGCGTGTTTAGTGAAAGAAAATCCTTGGATCTGATCTTATTATATAGATAGTGAAATACTTACATATATGTACACGTTATCTTTGAAATTTAAGATTTATCTAAGAGATCTTTATATCAGGATAGTTTTTTTATAAGATCAAAGATAACGTGTAACATTCATTTTACATATATCacttttttatattatatgatCTCGTGCGTAGATTGGAATTAGTTTAATAGTAATGGAACTATGCAACAATATGTATatctcattttaaaaaaaattatctaatacaaaatttcaagatTCTTCAAGATTTTGTTTGAATTTTGGGAAAGAATTACTAACGAAAATCAATTCTTCAAATATAATAGTTATTTTTCTCGTGTACA comes from Henckelia pumila isolate YLH828 chromosome 4, ASM3356847v2, whole genome shotgun sequence and encodes:
- the LOC140863256 gene encoding zinc finger protein GAI-ASSOCIATED FACTOR 1-like: MAEIENSASQASGESGFLVSDNHVKSEQSVEPTLPVKKKRNLPGMPDPDAEVIALSPKTLMATNRFVCEICNKGFQRDQNLQLHRRGHNLPWKLRQRTNKEIRKRVYLCPEPTCIHHDPSRALGDLTGIKKHFCRKHGEKKFKCERCSKKYAVQSDWKAHMKTCGTREYRCDCGTLFSRRDSFITHRAFCDALAQESALSQPLAITSSGGDMKLQVVAPPVAAVVSSPPPPPLTPSTGVLSPVLSIQSSELPENHIAQLQPPRGAAAGPFAGAPTAVATVTASNSSTSSGNGGVFGSIFNVSTSAELSHTAQPPVASYSTMLCTMAGPDQGVIDPMSLTLSSTLYLSSGSSSLYPAALEHSHRHYTPTPQPALSATALLQKAAQMGATSSNSSFLRGLGLAMTPPPDPQDSRNSLIPPSHWNNTTSHHVKLENNSVASGLGLGLPSSTSSPASFNELMMNSSSLFGNRPATLDFLGLGMGAGETSAGGFSAFLSSITDGLDSNSFAGVGSTVDTWDYPSDRKPSML